Proteins from one Impatiens glandulifera chromosome 2, dImpGla2.1, whole genome shotgun sequence genomic window:
- the LOC124926383 gene encoding GDSL esterase/lipase At3g27950-like, with protein MPMRITDAEEGLLKKAGPSSKSFRIVVIWVVTIGLGLAISTFVSLKLLKEFRTIQPNSRCQFPAIFNFGDSNSDTGSESAAFGRLPLPFGQTFFGKPSGRRSDGRLIIDFMAQRLRIPYLSAYLDSIGSNFRHGANFAYSGSTVMEMVCMNQPLHLVTQVREFQQFKQRIAELHNQGMNLYLRNFLPRTQDFSKALYMIDSGQNDLYYGLTSKPVKQVKAYIPSIIDQLALVIQTLYQEGARTFWIHNTGPIGCLPIMVKNNPPRHRNADKNGCIVSYNKVAKDFNIQLHDKISRLRTQMQDALIVYVDMYSAKYSIIDQAKKLGLRDGLEPCCGPLKEGNIRGKEIQNGTCCSNPNEYINWDNTHYTEAANNWVANFIINGSYSEPPVALTEAACTKPIQETKIIIRSSTSTRNEDGNLGSYFKQRWRRILN; from the exons ATGCCCATGAGAATAACTGATGCTGAGGAAGGCCTGCTGAAAAAGGCAGGTCCTAGTAGTAAGAGTTTTAGAATAGTTGTTATCTGGGTGGTGACTATTGGACTTGGATTAGCTATCTCTACTTTTGTTTCATTAAAGCTGTTGAAGGAATTCAGAACCATACAGCCAAATTCCAGGTGCCAATTTCCAGCCATTTTCAACTTTGGCGATTCAAATTCTGACACTGGAAGTGAATCTGCCGCCTTTGGTAGGCTTCCTCTTCCTTTCGGACAAACTTTCTTTGGTAAACCGTCTGGACGCAGGTCTGATGGCCGTCTCATCATTGATTTTATGG CTCAGAGACTTAGAATTCCATATTTAAGTGCATACTTGGATTCAATCGGATCAAACTTCCGACATGGTGCAAACTTTGCATATAGTGGTTCGACTGTAATGGAAATGGTTTGTATGAATCAACCGCTCCATCTTGTTACACAAGTTCGCGAGTTTCAACAATTCAAACAGCGTATTGCAGAATTACATAACCAAGGAATGAACTTGTATTTAAGAAATTTCCTTCCAAGGACTCAAGATTTCTCCAAGGCCCTTTACATGATAGATTCCGGTCAGAATGACTTGTATTATGGGTTGACGTCAAAACCGGTAAAGCAAGTAAAAGCATACATTCCCAGCATCATTGATCAACTTGCTTTGGTCATACAG ACACTGTACCAAGAAGGAGCAAGAACATTTTGGATTCACAACACAGGCCCCATAGGTTGTCTGCCTATCATGGTCAAGAACAATCCTCCAAGACATAGAAATGCAGACAAAAACGGTTGCATTGTTTCATACAACAAAGTGGCAAAAGATTTCAACATACAGCTTCATGATAAGATCTCCAGGCTCAGGACTCAAATGCAAGACGCATTGATCGTTTATGTGGACATGTATTCCGCCAAATACTCCATCATCGACCAAGCAAAGAAACTAG GTTTAAGGGATGGTTTAGAACCCTGTTGTGGGCCTTTGAAGGAGGGTAACATAAGAGGAAAGGAGATACAAAATGGAACTTGTTGCAGTAATCCCAATGAATACATTAACTGGGACAACACCCATTACACTGAAGCTGCTAACAATTGGGTCGCTAACTTTATAATAAACGGTTCTTATTCAGAGCCCCCAGTAGCCTTGACCGAAGCAGCTTGTACAAAACCTATTCaagaaactaaaattataattagaagTAGTACTAGTACCAGAAATGAAGATGGAAACTTAGGTTCCTATTTTAAACAGAGGTGGAGGAGAATTCTTAATTAA
- the LOC124925149 gene encoding protein terminal ear1 homolog, with product MSDAGAARISGGSLDPTAQEFRPRTTTTSCPPNPIHLHMVQLQPQIYYSYSTPLPEFQLFPSFYHHHPFPSPSPPPPPPPPPPPSQPPPPSQAPTRALLLTSVPHNVSESEVRRELEIFGDVRAVQMERLLREGIVTVHFYDLRHARSALDEIRSQHMMQQSRLRHHFESLFIQNSIFALQSPPPPPPLPPSAPGLISGHAVWAQYTIPAAAELPDGLNQGTVVVFNLDPNVSTANLREIFQVFGSVKELRETPMKPNQKFVEFYDARDAARALAVMNGSEIHGRQVVIEFSRPGGGYGRRSFSKHQNNYHPLINSRNSSRFSPPSPPPPPPPLLRSPPPRFSLRNAEIVTTGTGPGEEEDEEDQKINFGKSSSAASNKKNAKKCQSNTMMSKESNKGFKGGKNLDPRFLIDEDAIMDPSNCRDPRTTVMIKNIPNKYSQKLLLNMLDNHCITNNEKISKAAAAAGGGCGGGGGGEAGDGGDQPFSAYDFIYLPIDFTNKCNVGYGFVNMTTPQATWRLYKAFHHQNWEVFNSKKICQVTYARLQGVEALKDHFKNSKFPCESEDYLPVIFSPPRDGKLLSEPLPIVHLSSSSSDCTTNSKQPAAAVASSDFPAEMNAQRGGGGGGGGGGENDHDDDDECDSPKEEEE from the exons ATGAGCGACGCTGGAGCGGCGAGGATTTCAGGTGGAAGTTTGGACCCCACCGCCCAGGAGTTTCGACCTAGGACGACAACAACATCATGTCCCCCAAATCCAATCCATTTGCATATGGTCCAACTCCAACCTCAAATTTATTATTCCTATTCTACCCCTCTACCCGAATTCCAGCTCTTCCCCTCCTTCTACCACCACCACCCTTTTCCATCTCCATCTCCTCCACCGCCTCCGccgcctccgccgccgccgTCTCAACCTCCGCCGCCGTCACAGGCGCCGACACGAGCGCTTCTACTGACATCCGTTCCTCACAACGTCAGCGAGTCGGAGGTTAGAAGAGAATTGGAAATCTTCGGGGATGTAAGGGCGGTTCAAATGGAACGTTTATTGAGAGAGGGAATCGTGACTGTTCATTTCTACGATTTGAGACACGCGAGGTCTGCTCTAGATGAGATTCGAAGTCAGCATATGATGCAACAGAGCCGGTTAAGGCATCATTTTGAGTCCTTGTTTATACAGAATTCGATTTTCGCTCTCCAATCACCTCCACCTCCTCCTCCCCTTCCTCCGTCGGCTCCCGGACTAATTTCCGGTCATGCCGTGTGGGCCCAGTACACGATTCCTGCGGCGGCTGAACTTCCAGACGGGCTGAATCAGGGTACTGTCGTGGTTTTTAATCTCGACCCTAATGTCTCCACCGCTAATCTCAGAGAAATTTTCCAAGTATTCG GTTCGGTGAAGGAATTGAGGGAGACGCCAATGAAGCCAAACCAGAAGTTCGTGGAGTTTTACGATGCTCGAGACGCGGCGAGGGCGCTGGCGGTGATGAACGGAAGTGAAATTCATGGTCGGCAGGTAGTGATAGAATTCAGTCGGCCTGGTGGGGGATATGGAAGGAGATCATTTTCTAAGCATCAGAATAATTACCACCCGTTAATTAATTCTAGGAATTCATCAAGATTCTCTCCGCCATCACCACCGCCCCCTCCGCCGCCCCTATTGCGTTCACCTCCTCCTAGGTTTTCATTGAGAAATGCGGAGATTGTCACTACCGGTACTGGTCCTggcgaagaagaagatgaagaagaccAAAAGATTAATTTCGGGAAATCATCTTCTGCTGCTTCTAATAAGAAGAATGCAAAGAAATGTCAAAGCAACACGATGATGTCCAAGGAGTCTAACAAGGGGTTTAAAGGGGGTAAGAATTTGGATCCTCGTTTTCTCATAGATGAAGACGCGATCATGGACCCAAGCAATTGCAGAGATCCTAGGACCACTGTCATGATCAAGAATATACCCAACAAATACAG TCAGAAGCTGCTATTGAATATGTTGGACAACCACTGCATTACCAATAATGAGAAGATTAGCaaagctgctgctgctgctggtggtggatgcggcggcggcggaggagGAGAAGCTGGGGATGGGGGGGACCAACCTTTTTCTGCATATGACTTTATATACCTTCCCATCGATTTCAC AAACAAGTGCAATGTGGGATATGGGTTTGTCAACATGACAACCCCACAGGCGACTTGGAGACTCTACAAAGCATTTCACCATCAAAATTGGGAGGTCTTCAACTCCAAGAAAATCTGTCAAGTTACTTACGCCAGATTGCAG ggAGTGGAAGCACTGAAGGATCATTTCAAGAACTCCAAGTTTCCATGCGAGTCTGAAGATTACCTTCCGGTCATCTTCTCGCCGCCTCGTGACGGGAAACTGTTGTCGGAGCCTCTCCCCATTGtccatctttcttcttcttcttctgactGTACTACCAACTCCAAACAGCCTGCAGCTGCTGTAGCCTCCAGTGATTTCCCAGCAGAAATGAATGCTCAGAGGGggggcggcggcggcggcggcggcggcggcgagaACGAtcatgatgatgacgatgagtGTGATAGCCCCAAGGAAGAGGAGgagtaa